From a single Candidatus Woesearchaeota archaeon genomic region:
- a CDS encoding ATP-binding protein, which translates to MDTFLKEAYYIPDEWLDDDDIEPAEKPAKIDVWVEESGYIRPSPNLSIAPKLVPNLYTISADRMGYFCQRLNIVSDELFVLPNNIIASLIDEINLFWEKKDLYKEHNLIHKRGILLEGFPGTGKSSIISLLSKELISRGGIIFKVTNQKNLIDYVNFLRFSFREIEKDTPIITIIEDIDKYEDEETLLDFLDGKSSIGHHVVIATSNNTSDIANTFLRPSRLDLHIEIPLPDKEVRKQYFIHKKVDEGDIDSLVNVSDGMSLADLKEIYTCITFLNYSIKDAVDKIKNPSKKKNYTIKRNFNKKIGV; encoded by the coding sequence ATGGATACCTTTTTAAAAGAAGCTTATTATATACCAGATGAATGGTTGGACGATGATGATATAGAACCTGCAGAAAAACCAGCAAAAATTGATGTATGGGTAGAAGAATCTGGTTATATAAGACCTTCACCTAATTTAAGTATTGCTCCAAAGCTAGTACCAAATTTATATACTATCAGTGCTGATAGAATGGGATATTTTTGTCAAAGACTAAATATAGTTTCTGATGAATTATTTGTTTTACCTAATAATATAATAGCTTCATTAATAGATGAAATTAATTTATTTTGGGAAAAGAAAGATTTATACAAAGAACATAATCTTATTCATAAAAGAGGAATTTTATTAGAAGGATTCCCAGGAACTGGTAAATCTTCTATAATATCTTTATTATCAAAAGAATTAATTAGTAGAGGAGGTATAATTTTTAAAGTAACTAACCAGAAAAATTTAATAGATTATGTTAATTTTTTAAGGTTTAGTTTCAGAGAAATAGAAAAAGATACTCCTATAATTACTATTATAGAAGATATTGATAAATATGAGGATGAAGAAACTCTATTAGATTTTTTAGATGGAAAATCAAGTATAGGACATCATGTTGTTATTGCTACAAGTAATAACACTTCTGATATTGCTAATACATTTTTAAGACCATCTAGATTAGATTTACATATAGAAATTCCTCTTCCAGATAAAGAAGTTAGAAAACAGTATTTTATTCATAAAAAAGTAGATGAAGGAGATATTGATTCTCTAGTAAATGTATCAGATGGAATGTCTTTAGCGGATTTAAAAGAAATTTATACATGTATAACTTTCTTAAACTATTCTATTAAAGATGCAGTTGATAAAATTAAAAATCCTTCTAAGAAAAAGAATTATACAATTAAAAGGAACTTTAATAAAAAAATTGGTGTTTAA
- a CDS encoding toprim domain-containing protein: protein MYKLNIGLKITKELLLSKHSQETYMEHYLGVPVKKGLFCSPPFIRIDKQPTCAFYKNKRGVLKFKDFAGPNFDFVGAVQYINNCSYYKALKIIANDFGFIEISSMPKNLPKIKYSNKVLKITEKAKIQVEIKDFSVKELEWWWSFGISKNTLKKFKVFSIKSVFLNGHYHTSSSDQTPIYGYYGGLNSDDNELWRLYMPTKRKFRFLSNWSATTIQGARQLPKFGDILVITKSMKDVMSLYEHGIIAVAPNSENLFLTQAQYKRVKNIFNDVYLLYDRDLAGIRGAKKIRENFPDIKILLVPKTKDFSDFVKKYGSLKTLNIIEEWKNRRKNQKENAQEHTVKTKEMLMKD, encoded by the coding sequence ATGTATAAATTAAATATAGGTCTAAAAATTACTAAGGAACTTTTATTATCTAAACATTCACAAGAAACTTATATGGAGCATTACTTAGGAGTCCCTGTTAAAAAGGGACTTTTTTGTAGCCCTCCATTTATAAGAATTGATAAACAACCTACTTGTGCTTTTTATAAAAATAAAAGAGGGGTTCTGAAATTTAAAGATTTTGCTGGACCTAATTTTGATTTTGTTGGTGCTGTACAATATATAAACAACTGTTCTTATTATAAAGCTCTAAAAATAATAGCAAATGATTTTGGTTTTATAGAGATTTCTAGTATGCCAAAAAATCTTCCTAAAATTAAATATTCTAATAAAGTCTTAAAAATTACTGAAAAAGCTAAAATTCAAGTAGAAATAAAAGACTTTAGTGTAAAGGAATTAGAATGGTGGTGGAGTTTTGGAATATCAAAAAATACTCTTAAAAAATTTAAAGTTTTTTCCATTAAGTCTGTGTTTTTAAATGGGCATTATCATACAAGCTCTTCAGATCAAACTCCTATTTATGGATATTATGGAGGATTAAATTCTGATGATAATGAATTGTGGAGGCTATATATGCCAACAAAAAGGAAATTTAGATTTCTTAGTAATTGGTCAGCTACTACAATACAAGGAGCTAGACAACTTCCAAAATTTGGAGATATTTTAGTAATTACTAAATCTATGAAAGATGTAATGTCTTTATATGAACATGGTATTATAGCAGTTGCCCCAAATTCTGAAAATCTATTTTTAACGCAAGCTCAGTATAAAAGAGTAAAGAATATCTTTAATGATGTATATTTACTTTATGATAGAGATTTAGCAGGGATAAGAGGAGCTAAGAAAATAAGAGAAAACTTCCCTGATATAAAGATTCTTTTAGTTCCTAAAACTAAAGATTTCTCAGATTTTGTTAAAAAATATGGATCCTTAAAAACACTTAATATAATAGAAGAATGGAAGAACCGCAGAAAAAACCAAAAAGAAAACGCTCAGGAGCATACAGTAAAAACAAAGGAAATGCTTATGAAAGATTAG
- a CDS encoding ATP-binding protein: MSGKSTAARNLNPEETFIINVARKALPFKGFKKNYKQVTQDPKTKEFQGNLYNTSNVDQIGKILKIVDKTMPNIKNILIDDSQYLMSFEAMDRSFEKGYDKFTQIAFHFYSVLKEAMNMRDDLKIFILTHSENEGDVINPSYKIKTVGKMIDNMITVEGLFTYVLFTTRMKNEEDVMEYKFITQSDGTSTAKTPMGCFDELYIDNDLKIVFEGIDKYNEG; this comes from the coding sequence ATGAGTGGTAAATCAACTGCAGCTAGAAATTTAAATCCAGAAGAAACATTTATTATAAATGTAGCAAGGAAAGCGTTACCTTTCAAAGGATTTAAAAAAAATTATAAACAAGTAACACAAGATCCAAAAACTAAAGAATTTCAAGGAAATTTATATAATACAAGTAATGTAGATCAAATTGGTAAAATTCTTAAGATTGTGGACAAAACAATGCCCAATATAAAGAATATATTGATAGATGATAGTCAGTATTTAATGTCCTTTGAAGCAATGGATCGATCATTTGAAAAGGGCTACGATAAATTTACTCAGATTGCTTTTCACTTTTATTCAGTCCTAAAAGAGGCTATGAATATGAGAGATGATTTGAAAATCTTTATTTTAACACACAGTGAAAATGAGGGAGACGTTATAAACCCTTCTTATAAGATTAAAACTGTGGGCAAAATGATTGATAATATGATTACTGTAGAAGGATTGTTTACTTATGTCCTATTTACAACAAGAATGAAGAATGAAGAAGATGTAATGGAATATAAATTTATCACACAATCAGATGGGACTAGTACAGCAAAGACTCCTATGGGATGTTTTGATGAATTGTATATTGATAATGATTTAAAGATAGTATTTGAAGGAATTGATAAATATAATGAAGGATAA